CGAAGTCGAGTCTGACGGCGCGGGTCGGTTCGTCGGTTTCGCCGTCGGTCTCGTGCTCGCTCTCGGCCTCGCCCGTCGCCGCCGGCAGCGACGCGAACGCCTCGTGCAGGCGGTCGTAGGTCTCCTCAAGCGCCTCGACGATCACCTTCGTCTCGCCGATCACGGGCATAAAGTTCGTGTCGCCGCTCCAGCGCGGCACGAGATGCGTGTGGACGTGGTCCTCGATCGACCCGCCGGCGGCGTCGCCGCCGAGGTTCTCGCCCGCGTTCACGCCGTCGGGGTGAAACGCCTCGTCGAGGGCGTCGATGGCCGCGACCTTCAGCCGCGCGTGATCGAGTAGTTCGGCGTCCGTGAGGTCGCCCCACTCGCCGGTGTGGCGGTACGGGACGATCATCACGTGGCCGGGGTTGTACG
This portion of the Halobellus litoreus genome encodes:
- a CDS encoding HIT family protein, with protein sequence MEQVFAPWRIDWVERDSEEKNVEGCPFCVLPEREEDRASRIVARSEHAFVILNNYPYNPGHVMIVPYRHTGEWGDLTDAELLDHARLKVAAIDALDEAFHPDGVNAGENLGGDAAGGSIEDHVHTHLVPRWSGDTNFMPVIGETKVIVEALEETYDRLHEAFASLPAATGEAESEHETDGETDEPTRAVRLDFEE